A window of Streptomyces sp. NBC_01689 genomic DNA:
CCACCGCCAGCACCAGTTCGGCGGTCCGCTGCGCCCCGAGACCGATACGCCGGCCAAGGGCGGCGGCGGCGCCGCGGGCGCCTTCGGGCTGGTCACGGAACCAGGCCACGTCCTCGCAGTCCACCAGCCACGGTGAACCGGTGGTCATCGACGGACCCACTTGGTGATGGTGACGGTGGTGCCCTCACCGGCCGCCGTGTCCAGGACGAAGTCGTCGACCAGTCGTCGGGAACCGGACAGGCCGAGCCCCATGCCACTGCCCGAGCTCCAGCCGTCGGTCAGGGCCAACTCCACATCCGCGATGCCCGGCCCCTGGTCGGTGAAGACCAGCCGCACGCCGCGCCGTCCTCGTTCCTCCACCAGCAGCGCGGTCATGGTGCCGCCCCCGCCGTGGACGAGGGTGTTACGGGCCAGCTCACTGGCCGCCGTGATCAATTTGGTCTGCTCCACCAAGGAGAACCGGCATGCCTGCGCGAGAGCCCTCACCAGCTGACGGGCCTGCACCACCCCGGCATTCGTCGTGATCTCCAGCACCTCCGGACCCCGCGGGCCGCCGTTCACCGGTCATCCGCAGCATCCGACACGACGCCCTCGACACCGGCCCCGGCCGTGGCCGCGACATGCGCTTGCGCCAGGACCCGCAGCCCCTTGTCCAGGGTCAGCGCGGTCCTCACTCCGCCCAGGGACAGGCCCAGTTCGACCAGTGTGATGGCGACGGCCGGACGCATGCCGACCACGACGGTCTGCGCGTCCAGCAGACGGGAGATGGAGGCGATGGTGGCCAGCATCCGGCCGACGAAGGAGTCGACGATCTCCACCGCGGTGATGTCGATGACCACCCCGTGCGCGCCGGACTCCACCACCGTGGCCGCCAGGTCGTCCTGCAGCAGCAGCACCGCGTGGTCATCGAGGTCGGTCTGGATGGACACGAGCAGCACCTGCCCGATCTGGAGTACCGGGACCCGTTCACTCACCGGGTACCGGCCTGCGGTGCCGTGCGCGAGAACGCGATGCCGGAGCGGCGCAGGGCGTGCCGCAGTGCGTCGGCGAGGGTGGCCTTGGTGACGATGTCACCGAAGTCGATGCCCAACGCCACGATCGTCTGGGCGATCTGCGGGCGGATGCCGGATATCGTGCACTCGGCGCCCATCAGCCGGGCCGCCACCACCGTCTTCAGCAGGTGCTGCGCAACCTCGGTGTCCACCGCGGGCACCCCGGTGATGTCGATGATCGCCTGCTCGGACCCGGTGTCGATCAGCGCCTGCAGCATCTTCTCCATCACCACCATGGTCCGCGCGGAGTCGAGAGTGCCGACCAAAGGCACGCCGATCACTCCGTCCCACAGCTTCACGACCGGCGTGGACAGCTCCAGCAACTGCTCGGCCTGCGCCGAAATCAGCTCCTCACGAGTACGGGTGTAGACCTCGATCGTGAACAGTCCCAATGTGTCCAGCAGTCCGGCGAACTGCAGGTACGCCGGCACATCGCTTCTCTTACCTTCGAGGGCCGGCGCGAGGACCTCCTTGAGCGCCAGCACGCCCACCGCGGTCTCGGTCGGGGTGAAGCCCAGCAGAGCCCGGTTGCGCGACAGTTCCGTCAACAGC
This region includes:
- a CDS encoding STAS domain-containing protein, giving the protein MAGVDISGRLIGLLSVRGEDLGSEWADRVTSSLGGRVSRTEVEREIQEIYTALVAALGSGSVDGRAEEFGEVRALLTELSRNRALLGFTPTETAVGVLALKEVLAPALEGKRSDVPAYLQFAGLLDTLGLFTIEVYTRTREELISAQAEQLLELSTPVVKLWDGVIGVPLVGTLDSARTMVVMEKMLQALIDTGSEQAIIDITGVPAVDTEVAQHLLKTVVAARLMGAECTISGIRPQIAQTIVALGIDFGDIVTKATLADALRHALRRSGIAFSRTAPQAGTR
- a CDS encoding STAS domain-containing protein, with protein sequence MSERVPVLQIGQVLLVSIQTDLDDHAVLLLQDDLAATVVESGAHGVVIDITAVEIVDSFVGRMLATIASISRLLDAQTVVVGMRPAVAITLVELGLSLGGVRTALTLDKGLRVLAQAHVAATAGAGVEGVVSDAADDR
- a CDS encoding ATP-binding protein produces the protein MNGGPRGPEVLEITTNAGVVQARQLVRALAQACRFSLVEQTKLITAASELARNTLVHGGGGTMTALLVEERGRRGVRLVFTDQGPGIADVELALTDGWSSGSGMGLGLSGSRRLVDDFVLDTAAGEGTTVTITKWVRR